From Scleropages formosus chromosome 1, fSclFor1.1, whole genome shotgun sequence, a single genomic window includes:
- the pbk gene encoding lymphokine-activated killer T-cell-originated protein kinase homolog isoform X2, producing the protein MPLPIDPSMEIENTFKTPCKKERAQCGSGSCGMPVTIPASPFMQKLGCGTGVNVYLMNRPGIQTYSPWAIKKISSKCTATQKTVYQQRLCDEAKVLKGLQHPNIVGFRAFTKAKDGSECLAMEYGGEQSLNDLIEHRREDGLWAFPAATIEKVALHVARGLQYLHNEKKLLHGDIKSCNVVIKGDFETIKICDVGVSLQLDENLKVCNPKAEYIGTEPWKPKEALEGGVITGKADIFAYGLTLWEMMTLSVPHMEMLDLEDEDSSFSEEDFDFDAYYERLGTQPALDQKNLGGEYQRMVELFCICTNEDPAKRPSAAQIVQVLESNMNAVENTCVVSADNCYPKLLI; encoded by the exons ATGCCGTTGCCGATAG ACCCCAGCATGGAGATTGAAAACACCTTCAAGACACCTTGTAAGAAGGAAAGAGCGCAGTGCGGATCTG GGTCCTGTGGAATGCCAGTGACCATTCCCGCTTCTCCGTTCATGCAGAAACTGGGCTGTGGAACAGGAGTGAATGTGTATCTCATGAACCG TCCTGGGATACAGACCTATTCACCTTGGGCCATAAAGAAAATCAGCAGCAAATGCACAGCGACACAGAAGACTGTTTACCAACAACGACTTTGTGATGAAGCGAAGGTACTAAAAGGACTGCAGCATCCAAATATTGTtg GATTTCGAGCATTCACCAAGGCCAAAGATGGCTCAGAATGCCTAGCCATGGAGTATGGTGGCGAGCAGTCTCTCAACGACCTGATAGAGCACAGGAGGGAGGACGGCCTTTGGGCTTTCCCAGCGGCCACCATCGAGAAGGTGGCCTTGCATGTGGCCCGGGGTCTCCAG TATCTTCACAATGAGAAAAAGCTTCTCCACGGTGACATTAAGTCCTGTAATGTGGTCATCAAAGGGGACTTCGAAACAATTAAAATCTGTGACGTGGGAGTCTCTCTCCAGCTGGATGAGAATCTGAAAG TGTGCAATCCAAAAGCAGAGTACATTGGAACAGAACCCTGGAAGCCCAAAGAAGCGCTGGAGGGAGGGGTCATTACTGGCAAGGCTGACATCTTTGCTTATGGCCTGACGCTCTGGGAGATGATGACGCTGTCTGTACCCCATATGGAGATGCTGGACCTCGAAGATGAAG ATTCTTCCTTCAGTGAGGAGGACTTTGACTTTGACGCCTACTATGAAAGACTCGGGACCCAGCCAGCCCTTGACCAGAAGAACCTGGGAGGTGAATACCAGAGGATGGTGGAGCTCTTCTGCATTTGCACCAATGAAGACCCAGCTAAGCGACCTTCAGCTGCACAGATTGTGCAGGTGCTTGAATCGAATATGAATGCAGTTGAAAATACCTGTGTAGTGTCAGCTGACAATTGTTATCCTAAACTGTTAATCTAG
- the pbk gene encoding lymphokine-activated killer T-cell-originated protein kinase homolog isoform X1, with product MPLPIDPSMEIENTFKTPCKKERAQCGSAGSCGMPVTIPASPFMQKLGCGTGVNVYLMNRPGIQTYSPWAIKKISSKCTATQKTVYQQRLCDEAKVLKGLQHPNIVGFRAFTKAKDGSECLAMEYGGEQSLNDLIEHRREDGLWAFPAATIEKVALHVARGLQYLHNEKKLLHGDIKSCNVVIKGDFETIKICDVGVSLQLDENLKVCNPKAEYIGTEPWKPKEALEGGVITGKADIFAYGLTLWEMMTLSVPHMEMLDLEDEDSSFSEEDFDFDAYYERLGTQPALDQKNLGGEYQRMVELFCICTNEDPAKRPSAAQIVQVLESNMNAVENTCVVSADNCYPKLLI from the exons ATGCCGTTGCCGATAG ACCCCAGCATGGAGATTGAAAACACCTTCAAGACACCTTGTAAGAAGGAAAGAGCGCAGTGCGGATCTG CAGGGTCCTGTGGAATGCCAGTGACCATTCCCGCTTCTCCGTTCATGCAGAAACTGGGCTGTGGAACAGGAGTGAATGTGTATCTCATGAACCG TCCTGGGATACAGACCTATTCACCTTGGGCCATAAAGAAAATCAGCAGCAAATGCACAGCGACACAGAAGACTGTTTACCAACAACGACTTTGTGATGAAGCGAAGGTACTAAAAGGACTGCAGCATCCAAATATTGTtg GATTTCGAGCATTCACCAAGGCCAAAGATGGCTCAGAATGCCTAGCCATGGAGTATGGTGGCGAGCAGTCTCTCAACGACCTGATAGAGCACAGGAGGGAGGACGGCCTTTGGGCTTTCCCAGCGGCCACCATCGAGAAGGTGGCCTTGCATGTGGCCCGGGGTCTCCAG TATCTTCACAATGAGAAAAAGCTTCTCCACGGTGACATTAAGTCCTGTAATGTGGTCATCAAAGGGGACTTCGAAACAATTAAAATCTGTGACGTGGGAGTCTCTCTCCAGCTGGATGAGAATCTGAAAG TGTGCAATCCAAAAGCAGAGTACATTGGAACAGAACCCTGGAAGCCCAAAGAAGCGCTGGAGGGAGGGGTCATTACTGGCAAGGCTGACATCTTTGCTTATGGCCTGACGCTCTGGGAGATGATGACGCTGTCTGTACCCCATATGGAGATGCTGGACCTCGAAGATGAAG ATTCTTCCTTCAGTGAGGAGGACTTTGACTTTGACGCCTACTATGAAAGACTCGGGACCCAGCCAGCCCTTGACCAGAAGAACCTGGGAGGTGAATACCAGAGGATGGTGGAGCTCTTCTGCATTTGCACCAATGAAGACCCAGCTAAGCGACCTTCAGCTGCACAGATTGTGCAGGTGCTTGAATCGAATATGAATGCAGTTGAAAATACCTGTGTAGTGTCAGCTGACAATTGTTATCCTAAACTGTTAATCTAG
- the pbk gene encoding lymphokine-activated killer T-cell-originated protein kinase homolog isoform X3 translates to MEIENTFKTPCKKERAQCGSAGSCGMPVTIPASPFMQKLGCGTGVNVYLMNRPGIQTYSPWAIKKISSKCTATQKTVYQQRLCDEAKVLKGLQHPNIVGFRAFTKAKDGSECLAMEYGGEQSLNDLIEHRREDGLWAFPAATIEKVALHVARGLQYLHNEKKLLHGDIKSCNVVIKGDFETIKICDVGVSLQLDENLKVCNPKAEYIGTEPWKPKEALEGGVITGKADIFAYGLTLWEMMTLSVPHMEMLDLEDEDSSFSEEDFDFDAYYERLGTQPALDQKNLGGEYQRMVELFCICTNEDPAKRPSAAQIVQVLESNMNAVENTCVVSADNCYPKLLI, encoded by the exons ATGGAGATTGAAAACACCTTCAAGACACCTTGTAAGAAGGAAAGAGCGCAGTGCGGATCTG CAGGGTCCTGTGGAATGCCAGTGACCATTCCCGCTTCTCCGTTCATGCAGAAACTGGGCTGTGGAACAGGAGTGAATGTGTATCTCATGAACCG TCCTGGGATACAGACCTATTCACCTTGGGCCATAAAGAAAATCAGCAGCAAATGCACAGCGACACAGAAGACTGTTTACCAACAACGACTTTGTGATGAAGCGAAGGTACTAAAAGGACTGCAGCATCCAAATATTGTtg GATTTCGAGCATTCACCAAGGCCAAAGATGGCTCAGAATGCCTAGCCATGGAGTATGGTGGCGAGCAGTCTCTCAACGACCTGATAGAGCACAGGAGGGAGGACGGCCTTTGGGCTTTCCCAGCGGCCACCATCGAGAAGGTGGCCTTGCATGTGGCCCGGGGTCTCCAG TATCTTCACAATGAGAAAAAGCTTCTCCACGGTGACATTAAGTCCTGTAATGTGGTCATCAAAGGGGACTTCGAAACAATTAAAATCTGTGACGTGGGAGTCTCTCTCCAGCTGGATGAGAATCTGAAAG TGTGCAATCCAAAAGCAGAGTACATTGGAACAGAACCCTGGAAGCCCAAAGAAGCGCTGGAGGGAGGGGTCATTACTGGCAAGGCTGACATCTTTGCTTATGGCCTGACGCTCTGGGAGATGATGACGCTGTCTGTACCCCATATGGAGATGCTGGACCTCGAAGATGAAG ATTCTTCCTTCAGTGAGGAGGACTTTGACTTTGACGCCTACTATGAAAGACTCGGGACCCAGCCAGCCCTTGACCAGAAGAACCTGGGAGGTGAATACCAGAGGATGGTGGAGCTCTTCTGCATTTGCACCAATGAAGACCCAGCTAAGCGACCTTCAGCTGCACAGATTGTGCAGGTGCTTGAATCGAATATGAATGCAGTTGAAAATACCTGTGTAGTGTCAGCTGACAATTGTTATCCTAAACTGTTAATCTAG
- the esco2 gene encoding N-acetyltransferase ESCO2 produces the protein MLPLGMNGKRKRRSVGSQSSPVKRQILDEYCSPQKKSRKGKLAVGNIDQEKENHQSPQKIGSPSRWRGSPDHTALAPRELYECSSPKGSPKSASPFKPSLAVRSFYNNKKALYLTPLERKLVSEAKPHSNQTDISPLSPSRPGKRPRPAKVKKRNVAQGQKNSIRGYMKPPRTGNSSPNVEDNPSMGKATNAADPKGAPSIAFGSLKAKVKPKLLVGAAFFSNGKRTAMAYKSTVLKSSKFRPPSYVEKSHAPLSVEEPDQKPAKSVYTPVQNIAPEGKGQENSLEVSNKNLVSKGSLCTTTVERTQKQQEESAPENVSPSQLPQQCELVKDVRIILRKSEIPSSLESSLTDTNSKDNSTEMAFDTGFDLSEIKSQSSKCVSTVSPTVYPIFGSKRHRKKASIPSPKSCSTPTTASSAISMSSRLRSTKKKKELERESSDQLIIDAGQKQFGATTCPSCGMIYSADSLEDNFQHTQFHQQFVDSIKFVGWKKERVVAEFWDGKIILVLPDDPKYAIKKAEDVRQVADGELGFQQVSLSCPSKAKTYLYVSRDQMIVGCLIAENIRQAFRVLDQPASAKDTLKADFMEHQRAWCCSTTPVPAICGVSRIWVFSLMRRQGVATRLVDTVRTSFMYGSHLDKEEIAFSDPTPDGKLFATKYCGTPEFLVYNFIC, from the exons ATGCTTCCACTAGGTATGAATGGAAAGAGAAAACGCCGGTCTGTGGGTTCTCAGAG CAGTCCAGTAAAGAGACAAATTCTGGATGAGTACTGTTCTCCCCAAAAGAAGTCTCGAAAGGGAAAGCTGGCTGTGGGTAATATTGACCAGGAGAAAGAAAACCACCAGTCTCCTCAAAAAATTGGCTCACCCAGTAGGTGGAGAGGTTCACCTGACCACACCGCCCTGGCCCCCCGAGAGCTTTATGAGTGCTCTTCGCCTAAGGGGTCTCCTAAAAGTGCATCACCATTCAAGCCTTCCTTGGCAGTGAGGTCTTTCTACAACAACAAGAAAGCGCTCTACCTGACACCACTGGAAAGGAAGCTGGTCAGTGAGGCTAAACCGCACAGTAACCAAACAGACATCAGTCCACTGTCACCCTCCAGACCTGGAAAGAGACCGAGACCAGCAAAAGTCAAGAAAAGGAACGTGGCTCAAGGTCAAAAGAACAGTATCCGAGGCTATATGAAGCCTCCAAGGACAGGGAATAGTTCTCCAAATGTTGAAGACAACCCTTCTATGGGAAAGGCCACTAACGCTGCAGACCCTAAAGGAGCGCCTTCCATAGCATTTGGCAGTCTGAAAGCTAAAGTCAAGCCGAAGCTCCTTGTGGGAGCTGCATTCTTTAGTAATGGGAAGAGAACCGCCATGGCGTACAAAAGCACCGTTTTAAAATCTTCCAAATTCAGGCCACCTTCTTATGTTGAGAAAAGTCATGCCCCTTTATCTGTGGAGGAGCCAGACCAAAAGCCTGCAAAGAGTGTGTACACACCTGTGCAAAATATTGCCCCAGAGGGGAAAGGGCAAGAGAATAGTCTAGAAGTGTCCAACAAGAACTTAGTATCCAAAGGGTCTTTGTGTACAACCACTGTGGAGAGGACCCAGAAGCAGCAGGAAGAGAGCGCACCTGAAAATGTGTCCCCAAGTCAGCTCCCCCAGCAGTGTGAGCTGGTCAAGGATGTGAGGATTATTCTTAGGAAATCTGAAATTCCATCTAGTCTGGAGTCCTCCCTTACAGACACGAACTCAAAG GACAATTCCACAGAAATGGCATTTGACACAGGGTTTGACCTCAGTGAAATTAAGTCTCAAAGTTCAAAGTGTGTTTCAACAG tttCTCCTACTGTGTACCCTATCTTTGGTTCTAAGAG ACACCGGAAGAAGGCTAGCATACCTTCCCCTAAGAGCTGCAGCACTCCAACCACTGCTAGTTCTGCTATTTCCATGTCTTCGAGGCTGAGAAgcacaaagaagaagaaggaactTGAAAGGGAGTCCTCTGATCAGCTCATCATT gatGCTGGCCAGAAGCAGTTTGGGGCCACCACTTGCCCATCCTGTGGTATGATTTATAGTGCCGACAGCTTGGAGGACAATTTCCAGCACACACAGTTCCACCAGCAATTTGTGGACAGCATTAAGTTTGTG GGCTGGAAAAAGGAGCGAGTAGTTGCTGAATTCTGGGATGGAAAAATTATACTGGTTCTCCCTGATGACCCAAAATATGCCATCAAAAAG GCAGAAGATGTGAGACAAGTGGCTGATGGCGAGCTGGGATTTCAGCAAGTTTCCCTTAGCTGTCCCAGCAAAGCTAAGACATACCTTTATGTAAGCCGCGACCAGATGATTGTTGGCTGCCTCATTGCGGAGAACATCAGACAG GCATTCAGGGTTCTGGACCAGCCCGCATCAGCTAAGGACACATTGAAGGCTGACTTCATGGAGCACCAAAGAGCATGGTGCTGCTCTACCACACCTGTGCCAGCCATTTGTGGCGTGAGCCGCATCTGGGTGTTCAGCCTGATGAGGAGGCAGGGCGTTGCTACTCGACTGGTGGACACAGTCAG GACCTCCTTTATGTATGGCAGTCACCTGGACAAGGAAGAAATTGCCTTTTCAGATCCCACTCCAGATGGCAAACTCTTTGCTACAAAGTATTGTGGAACCCCTGAGTTTTTGgtttataatttcatttgctAA
- the ccdc25 gene encoding coiled-coil domain-containing protein 25 — MVFYFTSAVVSPPYTIYMGKDKYENEDLIKYGWPEDIWFHVDKLSSAHVYLRMPKGLTIDDIPKEVLIDCAQLVKNNSIQGCKMNNINVVYTPWSNLKKTGDMDVGQIGFHRQKDVKVVAVEKKINEIVNRLEKTKEERFPDLAAEKESRDREERAEKKAQIQEMKRKEKEEMKRKKEMEELRSYESLMKNDNMTTNEEGYDSDDFM; from the exons ATGGTATTTTACTTTACAAGTGCAG TTGTGAGCCCCCCTTATACCATCTATATGGGGAAGGACAAGTATGAAA ATGAAGATCTTATTAAATACGGATGGCCAGAAGATATATG GTTTCATGTGGATAAGCTGTCCTCTGCCCATGTCTACCTGAGAATGCCAAAG GGATTAACAATAGACGATATACCTAAAGAGGTTTTAATTGACTGTGCACAGCTTGTGAAAAACAACAGCATCCAAG GATGCAAgatgaataatataaatgttgtCTACACACCATGGAGCAACCTGAAGAAAACAGGGGACATGGACGTGGGCCAGATTGGCTTTCATCGGCAGAAGGAT GTGAAGGTCGTTGCAGTAGAGAAGAAAATCAATGAGATTGTTAATCggctggaaaaaacaaaagaagagcGATTCCCCGACCTTGCAGCAGAGAAGGAGTCTCGGGACCGAGAGGAGAGGGCAGAGAAGAAGGCACAGATTCAGGAGATGAAgcggaaggagaaggaggaaatgAAGAGAAAGAAGGAAATGGAAGAGTTGAG GAGTTACGAATCTCTcatgaaaaatgacaacatgACAACCAATGAG gAAGGATATGACTCTGATGACTTCATGTGA
- the scara3 gene encoding scavenger receptor class A member 3, whose product MKESHSGYENQLFKEEDLTGEDEEMPSFRGRTRGGCVRCQQTQSLQLAVKVLYGFFAFLIVTVAVLASLVFRKVDYLSEEESFYQKKIVKVQESIQDLSSASNCSDNDGTVRYGDEIGKLKKELEDIQKLILGQEQTLAQATQTQQSLTVFSNRMARDMQNYSMAFKLVNQSLQSYLGQVNGWKVVISETDEAMRTLVQDQYDIKATVLQVNSTVEVSKLWIDAIQRKADEEATVLQKLTRDWQNYSKTLGSLKSNSSTISQSVRSIQNGISATHQRISMSSEMVHDLTLQVMNLQMQLDNVTSFIDEHEENTNDLHYHSKYYENRTSERFATLEARMNSIEMEIDTISSSINATVSHVQSMYKYINIESTSCQSRLGSHTEDLHNLNNTALLLLHLADTLRQQYMQLSIRLDVDVRNLSMVMEEMKLVDTKHAQVIKNFTILKGAPGPPGPKGNKGDVGSKGPMGLTGIRGSRGLPGVRGAQGEKGLMGPKGDPGEPGPPGVKGSPGLKGAKGSLGQPGLQGEKGQKGDMGVMGKDGPPGPQGPPGLRGLPGPPGIPGLPGPRGKPGLTGPPGPRGSPGPPGDSLSIS is encoded by the exons AGAGCCACAGCGGATATGAAAATCAGCTCTTTAAAG AGGAAGATCTGACAGGGGAAGACGAAGAGATGCCTTCATTTAGAG GAAGGACGCGGGGAGGTTGTGTGAGGTGCCAGCAGACACAGTCGCTGCAGTTGGCAGTCAAAGTGCTCTACGGATTCTTCGCTTTCCTCATCGTAACAGTGGCTGTGCTGGCATCTCTTG TCTTCAGAAAGGTGGACTATTTATCTGAAGAAGAATCTTTCTACCAAAAGAAAATTGTGAAGGTACAGGAAAGTATACAAG aTCTCAGCTCAGCCAGCAACTGCTCTGACAATGATGGTACTGTCCGCTATGGTGATGAGATCGGCAAGCTCAAAAAGGAGTTAGAGGACATTCAGAAACTGATCCTGGGTCAGGAGCAGACGCTGGCTCAAGCTACCCAGACACAGCAGAGTTTAACGGTATTCAGCAACAGGATGGCACGGGACATGCAGAATTACTCCATGGCATTTAAGCTGGTAAATCAGTCCTTGCAGAGCTACCTGGGTCAGGTTAATGGCTGGAAGGTGGTCATCAGTGAAACGGACGAAGCCATGAGGACTCTTGTGCAGGATCAGTATGATATAAAGGCAACGGTACTACAGGTCAACAGCACAGTGGAGGTCAGCAAGCTGTGGATTGATGCCATCCAGCGGAAGGCCGATGAGGAAGCCACTGTTCTGCAAAAGTTGACAAGAGACTGGCAGAACTACAGCAAAACCCTGGGGTCCCTAAAGTCCAACTCCAGCACTATCAGCCAGTCGGTGAGAAGCATCCAAAATGGGATTTCTGCCACACACCAGAGGATCAGCATGAGCTCTGAAATGGTACATGATCTCACGCTGCAGGTCATGAACCTGCAGATGCAGCTGGACAATGTAACATCATTCATAGATGAGCATGAAGAGAACACAAATGACCTCCATTACCACTCCAAGTATTATGAGAACAGGACCAGCGAGAGGTTTGCAACTCTGGAGGCCAGAATGAATTCCATCGAGATGGAGATCGACACCATCTCCTCCAGCATCAACGCCACAGTTAGCCATGTGCAAAGCATGTACAAGTACATCAACATAGAAAGCACATCATGCCAGTCCAGGCTGGGAAGCCATACGGAAGATCTTCACAACCTCAACAATACGGCCTTGCTCCTCCTGCACCTTGCAGACACCCTCAGGCAGCAGTACATGCAGCTAAGCATTCGACTGGACGTTGATGTCAGAAACCTATCCATGGTCATGGAGGAAATGAAACTTGTTGACACGAAACATGCTCAGGTCATCAAGAACTTCACGATTCTGAAAG GTGCGCCAGGACCCCCAGGTCCAAAAGGTAACAAAGGAGATGTTGGAAGCAAGGGACCAATGGGTTTGACAGGCATCAGAGGGTCTCGGGGACTTCCAGGGGTCCGTGGAGCCCAAGGTGAAAAGGGCTTAATGGGCCCCAAAGGAGATCCAGGAGAACCTGGTCCACCTGGGGTTAAAGGCAGCCCTGGGCTCAAAGGTGCCAAAGGATCACTAGGGCAACCAGGGCTTCAGGGTGAAAAAGGTCAGAAGGGTGACATGGGAGTTATGGGTAAAGACGGACCTCCAGGCCCCCAAGGACCACCAGGATTACGAGGCCTTCCGGGTCCTCCTGGAATTCCTGGTCTTCCGGGACCCAGAGGGAAACCAGGACTCACAGGTCCACCCGGCCCCCGTGGTTCTCCAGGCCCTCCGGGGGATTCACTGTCCATCTCCTGA